The following proteins are co-located in the Flavobacterium sp. CECT 9288 genome:
- a CDS encoding restriction endonuclease subunit S → MKGYESYKDSGNKFIGEIPHQWKSSKLKYFVNVVTGNTPSTIVEDFFSDEKGVPWVKPSDLNGFNKITTSKQFLTERGLSQSRLVRRGSVLIGGIGDIGKLGVAGCDITTNQQIHSVEGDLKKIDDEFLKYLLYFSIEELQKNSSSVVLSILTKTKLLDLDIVLPSLKEQTQIAAFLDYKTNLIDATIEKKKRLIALLKEKRQAAINEAVTKGLNTNAPMKDSGVEWLGEIPEHWAAIKLKHIASTSFSSVDRHEYTEEIKVSICHYPDAYKNDKINNLTSLSTGTCTEAEFEKFQLKKGQVIITKDSESANDIGVPTYIDETLENAVCGYHLAILEPQEGKLNGEFLFRFIQTSNVSIYFENNSNGVTRFGLGKPKIENLFVILPSLEEQSIIVDHINYQSELIDKSISKIKMVIEKLQAYRQSLISEAVTGKIDVRDWESTTKKA, encoded by the coding sequence ATGAAAGGATACGAGAGTTATAAAGATAGCGGTAATAAGTTTATTGGTGAAATACCACATCAATGGAAATCTTCTAAATTAAAATATTTTGTTAATGTTGTAACTGGAAATACTCCATCTACAATTGTAGAAGACTTTTTTTCAGATGAAAAGGGTGTTCCTTGGGTTAAACCAAGTGATTTAAATGGGTTTAATAAAATAACAACTTCCAAACAATTTTTAACTGAAAGAGGATTGTCTCAATCCCGATTAGTTAGAAGAGGGTCGGTGCTTATTGGTGGTATTGGGGATATTGGGAAATTAGGAGTTGCAGGTTGTGATATTACTACAAATCAACAAATTCATTCAGTTGAAGGAGATCTCAAAAAAATTGATGATGAATTCTTAAAATACTTACTTTATTTTTCAATCGAAGAGTTACAAAAAAACTCTTCAAGTGTAGTTCTTTCAATTCTTACCAAAACAAAGCTTTTAGATTTAGATATTGTTTTGCCTTCTCTCAAAGAACAAACCCAAATCGCTGCATTCCTTGATTACAAAACGAATCTTATTGATGCTACCATCGAAAAGAAAAAGCGTTTAATTGCCTTGCTCAAAGAAAAACGCCAAGCCGCTATCAACGAAGCGGTAACTAAAGGACTAAACACAAATGCCCCTATGAAAGATAGCGGTGTAGAATGGTTGGGGGAAATTCCGGAGCATTGGGCAGCAATTAAGTTAAAACATATCGCATCTACATCTTTCAGTAGCGTGGACAGACATGAATATACAGAAGAAATCAAAGTTTCAATCTGTCATTATCCAGATGCATATAAAAATGATAAAATAAATAATCTAACTTCCTTAAGCACTGGTACTTGTACGGAAGCTGAATTCGAAAAATTTCAGTTAAAAAAAGGGCAAGTTATAATAACTAAAGATTCTGAATCTGCAAACGATATTGGGGTACCAACTTACATTGATGAAACATTAGAAAATGCTGTCTGTGGTTATCATTTAGCTATTTTAGAACCTCAAGAAGGTAAATTAAACGGTGAATTTTTATTCAGGTTTATTCAAACATCAAATGTTTCAATTTATTTTGAAAATAACTCAAATGGAGTAACAAGATTTGGACTAGGTAAACCGAAAATTGAAAATTTATTTGTCATATTGCCTTCATTAGAAGAACAATCAATAATAGTTGATCACATCAATTATCAGTCAGAACTCATTGATAAATCAATATCTAAAATTAAAATGGTGATTGAAAAACTCCAAGCCTACCGTCAATCGTTAATTTCAGAGGCGGTAACGGGTAAAATAGATGTTCGTGATTGGGAATCGACTACTAAAAAAGCATAA
- a CDS encoding class I SAM-dependent DNA methyltransferase, translating to MSNNNNTKVEVGFIWQITDDVLRDAFKKNEIGDVVLPFVVIRRLDCILDGLNETVRSTYHNFKDKVAEDKLDPILRKAAGGLKFYNVSNHTLHSLKDDARNIEINFNNYLNGFNKEVRDILENFQFDKIIARLIKNKLLYEMIDAICKIDMHSDKIDNHDMGYVFEELIRISNEQSNETAGEHFTPRDVVALMNSIMFSTEKDELSQTGIIRTIFDPACGTGGMVNLGKNYILDTLLKDSKNKPTIQTYGQELNEQSYAIAKSEALITGEEANNVKHGNSFSEDQFQGKYFHYMMANPPYGVTWKKDHRFIENEALNPAGRFYAGTPRSSDGQLLFLQHMISKMEREGSRIGVVTNGSPLFTGDAGSGESDIRKWIIENDWLECIVALPKDMFYNTGINTYIWFLTNKKQKHRKGKVQLINAADYCRSNKKSLGNKRNEITEDHIADILKLYTNFETTKDCKIYNNDDFGFYQLTVEQPLYDEKGKKVLDKSKKPKPDSKKRDKENVPLTADIEKYFENEVLPHVPDAWIDFDKTRIGYEINFTKYFYEYKGLRAASEVKQEIVTLENDIATLLNELLN from the coding sequence ATGAGCAACAATAATAACACTAAAGTAGAAGTAGGTTTCATTTGGCAAATCACCGATGATGTATTGCGTGATGCGTTTAAGAAAAATGAAATTGGTGATGTCGTACTACCTTTTGTCGTTATCCGACGTTTAGATTGTATTCTTGATGGACTAAACGAAACCGTTCGATCTACCTATCATAATTTCAAAGACAAAGTAGCTGAGGACAAACTTGATCCTATTTTACGCAAAGCTGCAGGAGGGTTAAAGTTCTATAACGTCTCTAATCATACCTTACATTCTTTAAAAGATGATGCTCGTAATATTGAAATCAATTTCAATAATTACCTCAATGGTTTCAACAAAGAGGTACGCGATATTTTAGAAAATTTTCAGTTCGATAAAATCATTGCCCGATTAATCAAAAACAAGTTGTTGTATGAAATGATTGATGCCATATGCAAAATCGATATGCACAGCGACAAAATTGACAATCACGACATGGGTTATGTTTTTGAAGAGCTCATTCGTATCTCAAACGAACAATCAAATGAAACCGCGGGAGAGCATTTTACGCCTCGTGATGTGGTTGCTTTGATGAACAGCATCATGTTTTCGACAGAGAAAGACGAGTTGTCTCAAACAGGTATCATTCGTACGATTTTTGATCCGGCTTGTGGTACCGGTGGTATGGTTAACCTTGGTAAAAACTACATTTTAGATACTTTGCTAAAAGACAGCAAAAACAAACCGACTATTCAAACGTACGGACAAGAATTGAATGAGCAATCCTATGCGATTGCGAAATCCGAAGCATTGATTACAGGTGAAGAAGCGAACAATGTAAAACACGGTAATTCTTTCTCTGAAGATCAATTTCAAGGTAAGTATTTTCATTACATGATGGCCAATCCTCCTTATGGGGTAACTTGGAAAAAAGACCACCGTTTTATTGAAAACGAAGCCTTAAATCCAGCAGGTCGTTTTTATGCAGGTACACCACGTTCGTCTGATGGGCAACTACTGTTTTTACAGCACATGATTTCTAAAATGGAGCGTGAAGGAAGCCGCATTGGGGTAGTTACAAATGGTTCCCCTTTATTTACAGGTGATGCGGGTTCTGGCGAAAGCGATATCCGCAAATGGATTATCGAAAACGATTGGTTAGAATGTATCGTGGCCTTGCCGAAGGATATGTTCTACAACACCGGAATCAACACCTATATTTGGTTTTTGACCAATAAAAAACAAAAACACCGCAAAGGCAAAGTGCAATTGATTAATGCTGCAGACTACTGCCGTTCTAACAAAAAAAGCTTGGGTAACAAGCGTAACGAAATTACCGAAGACCACATTGCTGATATTTTAAAATTGTATACCAATTTTGAAACCACAAAGGATTGTAAAATCTATAACAACGATGACTTTGGTTTTTACCAACTCACGGTAGAGCAACCGTTGTACGACGAAAAAGGAAAAAAAGTTTTGGATAAAAGCAAAAAACCTAAGCCGGACAGTAAAAAACGCGACAAAGAAAACGTGCCTTTAACAGCCGATATCGAAAAGTATTTTGAAAACGAAGTACTGCCTCATGTGCCCGATGCTTGGATTGATTTTGACAAAACACGCATTGGCTATGAAATCAACTTTACCAAGTATTTTTATGAATACAAAGGCTTACGTGCTGCCAGTGAAGTGAAACAAGAAATTGTAACACTCGAGAACGACATTGCCACTTTGTTAAATGAATTATTGAACTAA
- a CDS encoding AAA family ATPase, producing MEKITIQNFRKIKETWELNLAPITFLTGTNNSGKSSVMKALMLLDSFGNSKNHFELNFNQKHSRNHKIDCFSNAINRQNLKEKLWDINFSIENKDYYIDYHFYPQENNDNRSEKGKLKAIKFKSKYDNSLFSITNLADDEYQLTIDNSFIHFRNNDPDIFDEKENKNELDSIKIVIEKDLKESESILKILEKTSLERVQFLDKVKSLKAKLKEVNKKIKDLENNKIEDDLQFNPTFKLRDFGGSESIDKIIRRVLSSYFRDNEKGIGLSNSNRDLFRLTIIADIVVDALNLNITHLTPNRNTQTRLYVNDNGNNDIYDIIKRLSENPIKKKSTADAFLKKWMSNKFFDIGEDYNIKPIEGLASKIEIKENGDWINLVDKGFGAGQIFTILLRIANVINEENDIKDHGSARRFRKSTPIILIEEPEANLHPAFQSLLAELFLETWKEFGIQFIVETHSEYIIRNSQLLFVDYSKSDGSLFPAMRIQHNPFVVYYFDKDGPYEMKYLANGKFDKNFGEGFYDEASKHSMKLILNQRKKD from the coding sequence ATGGAAAAAATAACAATACAGAATTTCAGAAAAATAAAAGAAACATGGGAACTTAATTTAGCTCCGATTACCTTTCTGACTGGAACCAATAACTCTGGAAAGTCTAGTGTAATGAAAGCGTTAATGCTTTTAGATAGCTTTGGAAATTCTAAAAATCATTTTGAATTAAATTTCAATCAAAAACATTCCAGAAACCACAAAATTGATTGTTTTTCAAATGCTATTAATCGTCAGAACTTAAAAGAAAAATTATGGGACATTAATTTTTCTATTGAAAATAAAGATTATTATATTGATTATCATTTTTACCCTCAAGAAAATAATGATAATAGATCTGAAAAAGGAAAACTCAAAGCAATAAAATTTAAAAGTAAATACGACAATTCACTTTTTAGCATCACAAACTTGGCTGATGATGAATATCAATTAACAATTGATAATAGTTTTATACATTTCAGAAATAATGATCCTGATATTTTTGATGAAAAAGAAAATAAAAATGAATTGGATAGTATCAAGATCGTTATTGAAAAGGATTTAAAGGAGAGCGAGTCTATTTTAAAAATTTTAGAGAAAACCAGTCTTGAAAGAGTACAATTTTTAGACAAAGTAAAATCGTTAAAAGCAAAACTTAAAGAGGTAAACAAAAAAATAAAAGACCTTGAAAACAATAAAATTGAGGACGATTTACAGTTCAATCCAACTTTCAAATTAAGAGATTTTGGGGGCTCAGAATCTATAGATAAAATTATACGTAGAGTACTAAGTAGCTATTTTAGGGATAATGAAAAAGGGATTGGATTAAGTAATAGCAATCGAGATTTGTTTAGATTAACAATTATTGCTGACATAGTCGTTGATGCCTTGAACCTAAACATAACGCACCTAACTCCAAACCGCAATACTCAAACCCGCTTGTACGTAAATGACAACGGTAATAATGACATCTACGATATTATCAAAAGGCTATCAGAAAACCCAATTAAAAAAAAGAGCACAGCTGATGCCTTCCTCAAAAAGTGGATGTCAAATAAGTTCTTTGATATAGGGGAAGACTACAATATTAAACCCATTGAAGGCTTAGCATCTAAAATAGAAATAAAAGAAAATGGAGACTGGATAAATCTTGTGGATAAAGGTTTTGGTGCAGGACAAATTTTTACCATTTTACTTCGTATCGCTAATGTGATTAATGAAGAGAATGACATTAAAGATCACGGAAGCGCCAGAAGATTCAGAAAATCAACTCCTATAATTCTTATCGAAGAGCCGGAAGCCAATTTACATCCAGCTTTTCAATCCCTACTTGCAGAATTATTTTTAGAAACATGGAAAGAATTCGGTATTCAGTTTATTGTAGAAACTCATTCCGAATATATCATAAGAAATTCACAGTTGCTATTCGTTGATTATTCAAAATCGGATGGAAGTCTGTTCCCAGCCATGCGTATACAACACAACCCATTTGTAGTCTATTATTTCGATAAAGATGGCCCTTATGAAATGAAATATTTAGCAAACGGCAAATTTGATAAAAACTTTGGTGAAGGTTTTTATGATGAAGCATCTAAACATTCTATGAAACTTATTCTAAATCAAAGAAAAAAAGACTAA
- a CDS encoding 5'-nucleotidase: MAVDLSEILVVGVSTRALFDLERENEVFEMDGIEAFREYQLKNEEELLKPGTAFYLVQSLLQLNKIADKKIVEVVVMSRNSPETGVRILNSIQQHGLDITRVALTGGEPLAPYIDAFYVDLFLSKDSKDVQTVIDSKECAAALLYAPPTVFNPKDARVKIAFDADAVLFSDESEYRYKTEGMGSFHQYEKEHENDALAEGPFAKLLIKLSKIQEHLPTRIEYSPLRLAIVTARNAPSHMRVIKTLRKWNVYVDEVYFLGGLSKDKILEAFGAHIFFDDQETHLDGASKVVPSGKVPYLTSSPLNEIKTN, encoded by the coding sequence ATGGCAGTAGATTTATCAGAAATATTAGTAGTTGGAGTATCGACTAGAGCCTTATTTGACTTAGAGAGAGAGAATGAAGTCTTTGAAATGGACGGTATAGAAGCATTTAGAGAATACCAACTTAAAAATGAAGAGGAATTACTCAAACCAGGTACTGCTTTTTATTTGGTACAAAGTTTACTACAATTGAACAAAATTGCTGATAAAAAAATCGTAGAGGTTGTCGTAATGTCTAGGAATAGTCCTGAAACAGGCGTAAGGATTTTGAATTCTATTCAACAACATGGTTTAGATATTACACGAGTTGCTCTAACTGGAGGAGAACCTTTAGCTCCTTATATTGATGCCTTTTATGTAGATCTATTTCTTTCTAAAGATTCTAAAGATGTTCAAACCGTAATCGATAGTAAAGAATGCGCAGCTGCATTATTATATGCTCCGCCGACTGTTTTCAATCCAAAAGATGCAAGAGTTAAAATTGCTTTTGATGCTGATGCAGTTCTGTTTTCTGATGAATCAGAATACCGATATAAAACAGAAGGAATGGGATCATTTCATCAATATGAAAAAGAACATGAAAATGATGCGCTTGCTGAAGGTCCTTTTGCTAAACTTTTGATTAAATTATCAAAAATTCAAGAACATTTACCTACCAGAATTGAATATTCTCCTTTACGATTAGCAATTGTGACAGCGAGAAATGCGCCTTCCCATATGCGAGTGATAAAAACATTACGTAAATGGAATGTATACGTTGATGAAGTGTACTTTCTTGGAGGACTTTCAAAAGATAAAATATTAGAAGCCTTTGGGGCTCACATTTTCTTTGATGATCAAGAAACTCATTTAGACGGAGCTTCGAAAGTAGTTCCCTCTGGAAAAGTGCCATATTTAACCTCATCGCCACTAAACGAAATAAAGACTAATTAA
- a CDS encoding PAS domain-containing sensor histidine kinase — protein sequence MTDKQFANLFVEQSKDLIWIIDSHFNLIYANKAYQNAMTQVNGKEKKLDEPIFTEGFGDGSIEKWKSYFVRGLNGEHFEIEDQFYNPTTNQVEYSQISFHPIIDENRVVASVACQSRDITSIIKSNTEAEIIMDASLDVICSIDEQGFFKKVNAACKELWGYEKHELVGRAYIDFVIDEDVEKTNAAAAEIHSGKNVTTFENRYKRKDGCIAFNLWSVRYDPKSKIMFCVARDAREKIQKEELLIESENRFKALVQEGSDMISIIDVAGNYIYTSPNTTAILGITPEEFDGNSIFDFIHPDDIEKSAAYIQRISTENKVIVEPFRLRDGKNEWRWIETVLTNMLDNLAVNGIVANSRDITEEKKLQKLNKQTNDLGKIGTWEYDLIENKLFWSDEVYYLHDVDPGTFVPNVETAIDFYKDEHKSYVTDEITKSLTLGVYLDYEAVIITRSNKEKWVRVIGSPEFIEGKCVKFIGSFQDTTDLREAESRLQSLSDNIPGVFFTYLIHPDGSDEFKYVSKGSEKIWGYSPEEVKDNSDLVWNQVKAGGDFEAMKQSISDSIENKSQWYMRFSIVKADGEKRMLQGLGTPEFLSNGTVQYNSVVLDITEEAKNEELLEQASNLARIGSWEVDLKKNKILWTEMVHQLHETNPQSFKPDLAQSINFYREDFKPMITEAVNQCIQLGTSFDFEAVIVTANKNELWVRAIGNAEFINGECVRIYGSFQDIHKRKEAEIRLQSLSDNLPGVVYTYIIHPDGTDSMQFISGMVEKMWGYTTNEVMQNIDLLWDQIKQGGDIEEVKSSVAKSIETKSKWTCRFKIVNHTGEIRTHFGSGTPIFLADGTILFHVMVLDITQEAKNEELLEEVTNMARVGSWELDLINQDGESIYWSPILREIVEVDDNYNPTLTGGIEFHVGESKERIQKALDLLISDGIEFDEEVLLRSPKGNERWNRCIGKREMVNGKCIRIYGSYQDIHQRKESQLELLAAIKKAQESDARFKSYTQQSPIAIYTTDINGDCIYANETWLKMAEMQLEDALGRGWINALHPEDMDYVTDNWYKLIESNDEWNYEYRFLSSNKNIIWVNGSAKKLFNDKNEHIGYLGSNVDITERKKAEQEKNSLLATLEKSLNEIYVFDAKTLKFTYVNQCALNNIGYSEQEIKELTPLDLNPEFTGTTYNQLINQLITKEKEKIIFFTNHRRKNGNLYPVEIHLQFIVEGNNKRFLAVILDITERKQSEVKLLDINQKLNIQTKELQRSNEQLEQFALSRSQYVMQMEAQNEKLRNIAWTQSHLVRAPLSRILGIINLIEMQQDNLDDLMFCLVQLRVSSDEMDAIIRKITEEAQEIQLNKINE from the coding sequence ATGACTGATAAACAATTTGCCAATCTTTTTGTTGAACAGTCGAAGGACCTTATTTGGATCATCGATTCTCATTTTAATTTAATATACGCCAATAAAGCGTATCAAAACGCCATGACACAAGTGAATGGCAAAGAAAAAAAATTGGACGAACCGATCTTTACAGAAGGTTTTGGTGATGGTTCTATAGAAAAATGGAAATCCTATTTTGTGCGTGGGCTGAATGGCGAACATTTCGAAATTGAGGATCAGTTTTACAACCCTACTACGAATCAAGTTGAATACAGTCAAATATCGTTTCATCCAATAATCGATGAAAACCGAGTTGTTGCTAGTGTAGCATGTCAATCAAGAGATATTACTTCGATTATAAAATCAAATACTGAAGCAGAAATAATTATGGATGCTTCTTTGGATGTGATTTGTTCTATTGATGAGCAGGGATTCTTCAAGAAGGTGAATGCAGCTTGTAAAGAATTATGGGGATATGAAAAGCATGAATTGGTTGGTAGAGCATACATTGATTTTGTTATTGATGAAGATGTAGAAAAAACTAATGCAGCCGCTGCAGAAATTCATTCAGGCAAAAACGTAACAACTTTTGAAAATAGGTATAAAAGAAAAGATGGCTGTATTGCTTTCAATTTATGGTCAGTACGATATGATCCAAAAAGCAAAATTATGTTTTGCGTAGCGCGTGATGCAAGGGAAAAAATCCAAAAAGAAGAATTATTGATTGAGAGTGAAAACCGCTTTAAGGCACTAGTGCAAGAGGGGTCTGATATGATCAGTATTATCGATGTGGCTGGAAATTATATCTACACCAGTCCTAACACAACGGCAATCTTAGGGATTACCCCAGAGGAGTTTGACGGCAATTCCATATTCGACTTTATCCATCCCGATGATATCGAAAAATCAGCCGCATACATACAGCGAATAAGTACCGAAAACAAAGTGATTGTTGAGCCTTTTAGATTGAGGGATGGTAAAAATGAATGGCGATGGATAGAAACAGTATTGACTAATATGCTGGACAACCTTGCTGTGAATGGTATTGTGGCCAACTCGAGAGATATCACCGAAGAGAAAAAATTACAGAAACTCAATAAACAAACCAATGATTTAGGCAAAATTGGAACCTGGGAATACGACCTGATTGAAAACAAACTCTTTTGGTCAGATGAGGTATACTATTTGCACGATGTAGACCCTGGTACATTTGTGCCAAATGTTGAAACTGCAATAGACTTTTATAAGGATGAACATAAATCATATGTTACAGATGAAATCACTAAAAGTCTAACTCTAGGAGTTTATTTAGATTATGAGGCTGTTATTATAACTAGAAGTAATAAAGAAAAATGGGTAAGAGTGATTGGTAGCCCCGAATTCATTGAAGGTAAATGTGTCAAGTTCATTGGAAGCTTCCAAGACACTACCGACCTCAGAGAAGCTGAAAGCCGTCTGCAAAGTTTGTCTGACAACATCCCAGGAGTCTTCTTTACATACCTAATTCATCCAGACGGTTCAGATGAATTTAAATATGTGAGTAAGGGATCTGAAAAAATTTGGGGGTATAGCCCGGAAGAGGTAAAAGACAATTCTGATCTGGTTTGGAATCAAGTAAAAGCCGGAGGTGATTTTGAAGCAATGAAGCAAAGCATTAGCGACTCAATAGAAAATAAATCGCAGTGGTATATGCGGTTTAGCATCGTTAAAGCGGATGGCGAAAAACGCATGCTCCAAGGATTGGGAACACCGGAATTTTTATCTAATGGTACTGTGCAATATAATTCAGTGGTGCTAGACATCACTGAAGAAGCTAAAAACGAAGAGCTACTTGAACAAGCCTCTAATCTAGCAAGGATAGGTAGCTGGGAAGTAGATCTGAAAAAAAACAAAATATTGTGGACTGAAATGGTGCATCAATTGCACGAAACCAATCCCCAGAGTTTTAAACCGGACCTTGCCCAGAGCATCAATTTTTACCGTGAAGATTTCAAACCCATGATTACCGAAGCGGTCAATCAATGCATTCAGTTAGGTACTTCTTTTGACTTTGAGGCGGTAATTGTAACCGCAAACAAAAACGAATTGTGGGTAAGAGCCATTGGTAACGCTGAATTTATAAATGGGGAATGCGTCAGAATTTATGGCAGCTTTCAGGATATCCATAAACGTAAAGAAGCCGAGATTCGCTTGCAATCCTTATCAGATAATTTACCAGGGGTAGTTTACACCTATATCATTCATCCGGACGGTACTGACTCAATGCAGTTTATTTCTGGAATGGTTGAGAAGATGTGGGGTTATACAACCAACGAAGTAATGCAGAATATTGATTTATTATGGGATCAAATAAAGCAAGGTGGTGATATAGAAGAGGTTAAATCGAGTGTAGCCAAATCTATCGAAACAAAATCAAAGTGGACTTGTCGCTTTAAAATTGTTAATCATACAGGCGAAATTAGGACTCATTTTGGCAGTGGAACTCCCATTTTTTTGGCAGATGGAACCATTCTATTCCATGTAATGGTACTAGACATTACACAGGAAGCTAAAAATGAAGAATTGCTAGAGGAGGTGACAAACATGGCGAGAGTCGGAAGTTGGGAGCTGGACTTAATCAACCAAGACGGAGAAAGCATTTATTGGTCTCCAATTCTGAGGGAAATAGTGGAGGTGGATGATAACTACAATCCTACATTAACAGGTGGTATAGAATTTCATGTTGGAGAAAGTAAAGAACGCATCCAGAAAGCACTGGACCTTTTAATTTCTGATGGTATCGAGTTTGATGAGGAAGTACTCCTTCGTTCACCAAAAGGAAATGAGCGATGGAATCGATGCATTGGTAAAAGAGAAATGGTAAATGGAAAATGTATCCGCATATATGGTAGCTATCAGGATATTCATCAGCGTAAAGAGTCTCAATTAGAATTATTGGCTGCTATAAAAAAAGCACAGGAAAGCGACGCTAGATTTAAATCATATACGCAACAGTCACCAATTGCTATTTATACAACTGATATAAATGGAGATTGTATATATGCCAATGAAACGTGGCTTAAAATGGCCGAAATGCAATTGGAAGACGCCTTAGGTAGAGGATGGATTAACGCTCTTCATCCTGAGGACATGGACTATGTAACTGACAATTGGTACAAATTAATTGAATCTAATGATGAATGGAATTATGAATATCGCTTTTTAAGTAGCAATAAAAACATCATTTGGGTCAATGGAAGTGCTAAAAAACTATTTAATGATAAGAATGAACATATTGGTTATCTCGGATCTAATGTAGATATCACGGAACGCAAAAAAGCAGAGCAAGAAAAAAACAGTTTGCTCGCAACGCTGGAAAAAAGTTTGAATGAAATTTATGTCTTTGATGCAAAAACATTAAAATTCACTTACGTCAACCAATGTGCTCTTAATAACATCGGCTATTCAGAACAAGAAATAAAGGAACTTACTCCGCTTGATCTAAACCCAGAATTTACCGGAACAACTTATAACCAACTTATAAATCAATTAATTACAAAAGAAAAAGAAAAAATTATCTTTTTTACAAATCACAGACGAAAAAACGGGAACCTTTACCCTGTGGAAATCCATTTACAATTCATCGTAGAAGGCAACAATAAAAGATTTCTGGCAGTAATTTTGGATATTACGGAGCGAAAGCAAAGCGAAGTAAAACTGTTGGACATAAATCAAAAGTTAAATATCCAAACCAAAGAATTACAACGTTCTAATGAGCAACTTGAACAATTTGCATTAAGCCGAAGCCAATACGTTATGCAGATGGAAGCACAAAATGAAAAACTTAGAAATATTGCATGGACGCAATCTCACCTTGTGAGAGCACCCCTATCCAGAATATTAGGTATCATCAACTTAATAGAAATGCAGCAAGACAATCTCGATGATTTGATGTTTTGCTTAGTGCAACTACGAGTTTCATCCGATGAAATGGATGCTATTATAAGGAAAATCACAGAAGAAGCTCAAGAAATTCAATTAAATAAAATCAATGAGTAA
- a CDS encoding response regulator yields the protein MSKTIFIIDDDPVFSFIVEKMMIKVDSTLTIILCKDGKIGLEKIFGHQGDLSECIVLLDINMPVLDGWGFLDQIQSEQFSEYHNIPLYILSSSTDKVDIERSSQHLIVKKFYCKPLSSVDIVEILNFNFNTIQSERF from the coding sequence ATGAGTAAGACAATATTTATTATTGATGACGATCCCGTATTTAGCTTTATTGTAGAAAAAATGATGATAAAAGTGGACAGCACTTTGACAATTATTTTATGTAAAGACGGTAAAATAGGTTTAGAAAAAATATTTGGGCATCAAGGCGACTTATCAGAGTGTATTGTTCTTTTGGACATAAATATGCCTGTACTAGATGGGTGGGGGTTTCTAGACCAAATACAATCAGAACAGTTTAGTGAGTACCACAATATACCATTATATATTTTATCATCATCTACAGACAAAGTAGATATTGAGAGGTCCAGCCAACATTTAATTGTTAAAAAATTTTACTGCAAACCATTAAGCAGTGTTGATATTGTAGAAATATTGAACTTTAATTTTAATACTATACAATCAGAAAGATTTTAA